One window of the Cryptomeria japonica chromosome 7, Sugi_1.0, whole genome shotgun sequence genome contains the following:
- the LOC131856714 gene encoding putative UPF0481 protein At3g02645 encodes MESKNAVQEKIDPDRWIIQVRDNLRIEEEEQEELCVSVFSVPKELLAAKPEAYTPQCVSIGPYHHWRSELNEMERYKLAAARAFQKIIEGNSFESVVKEVRNYERRIRSCYHKYLDYNGEALAWLMALDACFVLECLHFLAKPAYQDSSEGIQVAKCLDPFGRSATHNAILRDVTMLENQVPLFLLQKLLEIQLGSKDMAEERFSNLVRLACIEFSPFFFNVPDSSRLRITERSHILEALYFCLGMSACKCDLIGKGNEDEQPASPDQKSVAQEYSCLWKALTSLDIGPIREFRKRVLKHRVVQFLMKLPLHLLSVLGKLPVLRLFKGPLTFLFGSNETEKEDEGSSSVETPPTRDELAIPSVADLYSAGVKFVPTDGDLTTICFDQATATLYLPKVRLDTNTEVIIRNLAAFEASAVPGTLFFIRYTDFMNGIIDTDEDVRLLRESGIIYNHLESDGKVASLWNGMGKCVKLSKVKYLDKAIADLNSYYKRTWSVAVVEYVRKYIFGSWPCLSLLAAIILLLLTCLQVFCSLYNCKRWMKDTNLFQE; translated from the coding sequence ATGGAATCCAAGAATGCAGTTCAAGAAAAGATTGATCCAGATCGCTGGATTATTCAGGTAAGGGATAATCTGCGGATAGAGGAGGAAGAACAAGAAGAGTTATGTGTCTCTGTGTTTAGTGTGCCCAAGGAACTATTGGCAGCTAAGCCGGAAGCATACACTCCACAGTGTGTTTCCATTGGGCCATATCATCATTGGAGATCTGAGCTGAATGAAATGGAGAGATACAAGCTCGCTGCTGCCCGGGCATTCCAGAAAATAATTGAAGGCAACAGCTTCGAGTCTGTCGTCAAAGAGGTACGTAACTACGAGCGCCGAATTCGGAGCTGCTATCACAAATACCTAGACTATAACGGCGAAGCCCTGGCATGGCTCATGGCTTTGGACGCCTGCTTTGTGCTGGAATGCTTACACTTCTTGGCCAAGCCAGCTTACCAAGATTCTTCAGAGGGAATTCAGGTGGCAAAATGTTTAGACCCATTCGGCAGAAGCGCTACCCACAACGCCATATTGAGAGACGTGACGATGCTGGAAAATCAGGTGCCGCTGTTCCTCTTGCAGAAGCTGTTGGAGATCCAGCTGGGTTCAAAAGACATGGCAGAAGAGAGGTTCTCCAATCTGGTAAGGCTTGCTTGTATTGAATTTTCTCCGTTTTTCTTCAACGTGCCCGACAGTTCAAGGCTGCGTATAACAGAGAGGAGTCACATACTGGAGGCGCTCTATTTCTGTCTTGGCATGTCTGCGTGCAAATGTGATCTCATTGGAAAGGGCAATGAGGACGAGCAGCCGGCTTCGCCCGACCAAAAAAGCGTGGCACAAGAATACAGCTGTTTATGGAAGGCTCTTACTTCGTTGGACATCGGCCCCATTCGAGAATTCAGGAAGCGTGTGCTGAAACATAGGGTCGTCCAGTTTCTAATGAAGTTGCCCCTACATCTCCTGTCCGTTCTGGGTAAGCTGCCAGTATTGCGCCTGTTTAAGGGTCCCTTAACTTTTCTGTTTGGATCCAACGAAACAGAGAAGGAAGATGAAGGGAGCTCCTCTGTGGAGACTCCGCCTACACGGGACGAGCTGGCCATTCCGTCTGTTGCCGATTTGTATTCTGCGGGAGTGAAGTTCGTTCCCACTGATGGTGACCTCACAACAATTTGCTTCGATCAGGCGACTGCTACTCTTTATCTGCCCAAAGTAAGGTTGGACACAAACACAGAAGTAATTATCAGAAATCTGGCAGCGTTCGAAGCTTCAGCGGTTCCGGGTACTTTGTTTTTCATTCGCTACACCGATTTCATGAACGGCATCATCGACACAGACGAAGATGTCCGACTACTGAGAGAGAGTGGAATCATTTACAATCATTTGGAGAGCGACGGGAAAGTGGCAAGTCTGTGGAACGGCATGGGGAAATGTGTGAAATTGTCAAAAGTAAAGTATTTAGACAAAGCCATTGCAGACCTGAATAGCTATTATAAGCGGACATGGAGCGTGGCGGTGGTGGAATACGTGAGGAAATACATATTTGGTTCATGGCCTTGTCTTTCTTTACTGGCTGCGATCATTCTGTTGCTTCTCACATGTTTGCAGGTATTCTGCTCTCTATATAACTGTAAACGCTGGATGAAGGACACCAATTTATTTCAGGAGTAA